Within the Gopherus flavomarginatus isolate rGopFla2 chromosome 8, rGopFla2.mat.asm, whole genome shotgun sequence genome, the region TTGCTTGTGTGCAGCACGCTGCTCAACTACAGTCCAGGCAGTTTCTCCTTCCTGTTATGATCTAGGGCCCTTCTCGTTGCCACTGAATTCCATTAAGTTCAGTAAGAACATCTCTGGTTTGAGGACTGCAAACTTCAGGGCTCCAGCACATAGACAGTTGACATGTCATTTTCATAAACTGCAGCCTGAGTCAAAGAGGCTGATGCCAGCTCAGGTATGTGATTGGTTTAACACTTGATGCCTCAGTTTTGTAATATGCTGTCAATCACATAAGAAATAATCCAAGGTAGTAATAATTTTAGAAATCCTGTCCTGAAACATTTTTCTCCCAGCGATAAACAATGAACCACTGACATtgactttgtttgttttttttattaagaGACAGATATCCAAGGAAAAGCAAGAATGTTGAAGGAGATCCAAATAGTGCTCTGGTTCCTTTTTGTCTTTGTCTCAGCCATTTTCTATAAACTCTCCCTGCAGTCTGGCTGCATCTTCTCTTGCATGCCTATTACTAAGCAATTCCTGACGCAAGAGGATGTTATGAGCCAGAGCAGAAGCATCATCTTTGTGGAGATCACAGATCGCCTTGAGCCTCCTCCACTGGTTTCATGTTCTGTGGAATCTGCTGCCAGGATCTACCATGACAGACCTGTTGTTTTCTTCATGAAAGGCCTGAACAATAGCACACGGCGGGATTCAAATTCCACTTATGCAGCCTTCTCACTTTTATCTGCTATGAAGAACGTCTTCATTTTTCCTTTACAGATGGAAACTTTGTTCCAGGAGACACCTCTACTCCCATGGTATCATAAGGTGAGAGGAAATGTTTTTGAACAAGATTTAAAGTAGAGGTGGTGGAAAATGAAGCTGTTGTCATTTTGTTGCACCCAATATGGACCCCTTGTTTATGACAATTTACCAGGCATTAgtcaaaatatttattgaaattgTTATGGACATTTACCATTTCCTGATGACAGGAGTTATGGTAAATGGAACATTTCAATAATGATTTTGATTAACCATTTTGATAAAATATGGTTAATCACCATCTTTTCAAAAAAGGCAATGTATTGATgataaatgtatttgaaaaatttcagtcaGCGTGAATTTGAAGTGAGCTTTTACTGTTTGCAGAAATGATTTTAGTGCTTCTTAAAGGCGTCAGAAACAGCAATAAAAATGTCTGTGGACAAGCTCTAGAAGCGAGAGGGTCATTCAGAGGTCAGTTTTGGGGGAAAAAGGCAGTGATGCTCTTCCAAGCTCCACCCATGCCTCACAGAACTGTTGTTCAGGGAGTTCATGCCCCTTTTGAGTTCTTGTTCTGAGTCCTTTGAGTCCTGCCTGAAAACTCAGGCAGGCCTCACTGCATTAGTCTGCACTTGTTTCATGTTTTCATGAGTCTATTGGCAACCATTACAGCTAAGgacttctttattttatttatttttaaatgaaagtggagAGTCTGGAGAATAAATAGGGAGCTGGCTGCTGTACTGGTACTCCAGCCCTCCGTGCACCAGCATAACCCAAGGcctgaatttctctctctctttttatcctCTTTAGAGATTGCCAGGAGGGGCCtattccaaaacccactgaagtcaatgagactcttTCAATTGAATCTcacgggctttggatcagacagtGAGTGTGTAAATTGAGATGAGGCAGGGTTGTTTTTGTGGAAATTACAGTTAATGATTCATATTCTCATTATTTCATAAATATTGCATGTTTCCTTGGAGTTTACTGCACCTTGGAAACACTTGTAGAATCACATTAAACAAAACCTACATCTGCTTTTGCCTTTTTCCAGCAAAGTTTCATagctagaaaagaaaaacagacatTAATTTTTAAAGGGATTAAAGTGAGGCTAGACGCTGCTGAGAGTTTTATAGAATATATAGCTAATGAGATCAGGTGTTTAGAAATTTCGAAGTGGAGTCCACTGCATCTCTGTGATCCCTTTCCAACTCTGCAGGTAAATGCAGCCCAGGAAAAGTATTGGGTTCATGTTAGCTCTGATGCCAGCAGACTTGCTCTGATCTGGAAATACGGTGGGATCTACATGGACACAGATGTCATCTCCATCAGGCCTATTACACTGGCAAACTTCCTAACGGCTGCGGCTTCCAAGGCTTCCGGCAGTGGGATTTTTGGCTTTCCTCGCCATCACTGGTTCCTTTGGGATTGCATGAAAGATTTTGTTCGAAACTACAATGGACGCATTTGGGGAAACCAAGGACCCATCTTGATAACGAGGAGACTGCGAGCCTTGTGCAACCTGACCGATTTCCATAATGTGGAGGATCAGAGCTGTCAGAACATTTCCTTCTTACATCCTCAGCGTTTCTACCCCATCCCTTACCCAGCATGGAGGCAGTACTACAAAGTTTGGAAGAGACGCCCTGACTTCAACAACTCCTTTGCTTTGCACCTGTGGAACTTCATGAACAAGGAACACAAGACTGTGGTTGCAGGAAGTAACACGTTAGCGGAAAATCTGTACAAAACATACTGCCCTACCACTTATAAGAACCTTATTCAAGGCACAGAAGGCAGTGGTAATATGCAACAAAACAAGACTGAATGACTGGATCTAGCAGAACGAGCTGTTCTTTCCAGCCCTGATAGTCCTTTGACTAAAATAAACTGCACAACGTGTACCTCCTCTTagtcagtgactctcagccattTTCTATCTGCAAACCACTTTGTAGGAGAGAACCTCTCAAAAACCACCTCTTTTCCCAAGTTTCCCCAGGACCTAATGAAATGTGTAGGAAgctatgtgtgtctgtgtgtgcgggggacagggaggggggatAAATATCATGTCATCACCAATGGCAAGTATATTTTGTCCTTTAGGGTAAAAGTTTCCAAAGCAGCTAAGTGATCTAGGAGCCTGAGTCCCACTTTCAAGTCACGTTGGCTTTGGGAGCCAAAgatccactgaaaatcagtgggaCCTAGGAACCCGAGGGTCAGATTGTTGAAGGCATTTGGTGCCTACACATGCAGATAAGTGCTTTTGCCAATCCCATtaggcatctatctgcatctttaggggaCTAAATGCCTTCAGCAATCTGGCCTCTTAGATGCTTTTAGAAATTTTTGCCCAGTCATTTGCtgtgtgcttgtacagcactttgTGCAATGAAGCCCCAAACTGGCTGAGGCCTCTTGTGCTACTGTAATATCAATGTTCAGTAATAATGAATATAATGATAATCAATTGTAGCCCAAATTTTCCCCACTCCAAGTGTTCATTAGCgctgtttatttttcctttcttttgcttCAGCTATGTACTCTACCTTGTGGCCAGTGACATTTTAAATGCACATGTAAATAAAATATCTAACCCACTCCAATGGCACTGAATTTGTATTCCCTTCTCAAGCCTCCTTCAAGCTTCCGGGATGGAGTGAAGAGAAAAAGGGAGTTGTGTTTATTCATTGTTTCTTATGGCCCTATTCTTACAGCATTTGGGCAGTTCACTTaaattattgaatttcatttcccaACAACTTGTGAGGATGGGAAGTGCTATTCTCCCCATTGTACAGCTGGAAAACCAAGGCCTGGAGATGAAGGCCAATATCCACAAAGGAACCAGGCACCTAAAGCCCAGttttaggcactaccacaatctACAAATTCCCCTTCAGCTACTGCCTAACCCTATAGGTGCTGAACTCATGATTTAAGTTCCCTTGGAACTTAAGTTTCTTCCTCTAGACACATGTGCTGCCTGCAGGGCCCAGTCTGGTAGGTTTTTCTCTGAGTATACCTAACAAAATGGGCAGGGGAAGGAGCCTCCCTTATaatctttagcccagtggttagggaactcacACCAGGTGAAGAGGACACCagttcaattcccctctctgcctgCAAGGGGAAGGAATTGTAACCTGGGCTTCCCACCTCTCAGGGGACTAACCAAGCCTCTGAACTATGGGGTATTCTGATGTGAAAGTCTTTCTTGATGAAGCTTGGTCCACTTTTTAGGAATAATTAAATATGCATTGGGGCAGAGAAAACACGACCCTTGGTACATCCTCAGGCAGTTAGCCTCTGCCAGGCTgtggctacattgctatttttagcatgttagctcaaTCAGAGGTAGCACATGTATATTAAATAATGTAAGAGACCAAGGCACAGGCAGTGTGGCCAAGCAGTAACAGCCGGATTGGGATCCACACGGCAGGGACAGTGGTCAGTGGAATTGCTAGATCCAGGTTCAATAAATAAGATTTGGGATCAAAGTCAGCCAGGGTCAGAGACCAGAGACAGTGTCAGGATGCAGTCGGGAGTCAACTACCTGGGGCACCCTCCAGGGTTATATACGGCTCCTGGCCAATCAAATGGCCACAAGGCACTGTCACTCTGggtcacttcctgcagctcctactcTCCACCGTGCTCCCTGGCTGTGACTTTGCATGGACTCTGGGTGGTGATGTTCCAGGCTCTGCAGACCTGGGTCCTCATTCCTTAATTCTTACACCTGTcttggaaattacacctccagctgcagtgtagctgCACCTTAGGAAAAGAATGACAAGATCTTTCACCCTCACCCCTTGTAATTCACCATGCTGTTTACCCCTAAAAACACACCCTCTCCTAGTCTTCCGTGTGGTATGATTTGCAAGCCACAACAGCAGAGTCTTCCCAAATTTTAGTCTCCTGGCCTTTTATTAGCCAGTTACATTTACTTAGAAAGAAATGTAAACTGGATTCTTTCCCAGTGTTAATTCCAATCCTTTCAAGCCTAGACCTTGAACAAGTCTAAATAgcagatccctttctgctctgCCAGAAAGGCTCTTTAGAAATCCAAAGCCCAGGGAATGGCAGTTTAATAACCCATTATCAAATGTTTGCTATGGTGTCTTTTGTAAACACAGCCGCTAACAAGCAGACTGCAATCTGTAGCTTTTTCTATCctgcagcaagttacagtagaATTTACTAGCAGCAGTATGTACACGTGTACACACGCACACGCATAGTGAACCCTGAGCGCTGTTCCCTTAAATCATGGAGCCAGATTCTCCTGTCACTCACCACAGTCAATCAGGAGTAACTGCACCAAAGTCCCTACAGCTACACCAGTGTCAATACGCTACATGCCAGAGGAGAGTCAAACCGAGTGTTTCCAGTTGCCAGAGCAACAGCTTGGCTTTGGGGAGCATTTTAGCATTTGTTTTTCCCTGGAGAAGCCCTCTCGGGGGAACCGGCGCGGCGCAGGCTGCTTTCATCAGCGCATAGGCTGAGCTGTATTTTTCTCCTTGTGCTGAGACGAGGGAACTGGGATTTTGCTTGAGCTCAGCACTGACAGCTGCTTTTCCTGGGTGGTTTTGAATTTCCCGGTGGGAGATACAGGGAGGGGTGTAGTGTTACAGACAGGAAACGCTCCCTATTTTCCACCAGCTTTGCATGGCCCTTCTGTGTTAGAAACCACTTTTTAACCCTCTGCATTCATCGCTCCAAGCCGACCTTTCTAGACTCTTTACAAACTCTTCCTCTCTGGGGACAGGTAAGGATTTGCTTTTCTTGTGTTCTAGGGCTGGGATTTGCAGTCTCTCCTGCCCGATGGAGTAATAAATACTGTATGTAGAAATCTAGCTCGGAAAAGGACtctaggccagtgtttctcaacctttttgataccagggaccagcttgctgccttcttAAACTGTGTCaaggagatctcagggactggtgCCGTGCACGGACTGATCCTTGAGAAACACTGTGTCCAGTTGGAAAGAGCTTCTGTTTGCTCTCATGAACTGGAAAAGGAAATATTGCAGAGGTTCCGCTTGGTTAAGTATTAGCTGCTGTGTCATGTCTCTAGCAGGCGAAGGGAGCACGGgtacatccccctccccctccacttgGCTGTGTGCTAAGTTTGCAGACTATGGGGGATTTTTTATAACCAGCCCATGAGACCTGAGATCTGCACACAGAATCCCTGCCTTGCTCCAGCAGTTAGAGGGTGTTCCTGCTGCATCCATCCAGGAGAAAGAGAGTTTTGTGTGTGCGCCCGTGGCTTCCCCAGGAAGGGAGGTCTGGAGCAGGCATGCAATAAAGGACCCTCCCAAGAAAGGAGGCGACCCCGGCACACTGCtgtcactcactccaggtcttgaGGAGGGCTGTTAGTCTGCTAAGTTGTTTCTGAACCAAggcccaaatcctgaagtccacAATCTGGttctgaagccagtgggagatttgcctgaatgaggtggggtcaccacctttgaaatgcaaaaaacccAGCACCCTTATAGCAAGCCTGCTGCAACTGCAACCCCCAAGGTAACTCTacaacagcccccaccccacagccattTATAATATctggagagagagaacacatataGATAAGACTAATAACATCACAAGTCTCCTCACTCTCCTGTGACTCagaccctctctcacacacaccgtTGGCTTGTGTGTTGGTGGGCAGACAGCTGCTCTcttttcaacagttttgatctgTTATCACTTCAACCGTggaagtgggaacactgcagcataTCTAGCTGGACACAGACACTTTTATATATCCCAGTGcattgtcaaaataatgcaaatctttagacccatgtaaaaacaaaacaaaacagcagattaaataatttttctatcaactggcaaatccattttaaaaaatggccagGCTGGTCAAATACTGGCCAGGTGATAGGCCTAGAGTGAGGGTTGAGAATTGAGAATACAGCTGTCAGCATTTGGGAACTTTTTTCCAAGGGACAAATTTCCAAATAAGTGGGTTtggtgtggggatggagggagaggctACTGTCTCCTCTGTGTGAATGGGGTGCATTAGTTTTCCCCGCAGCTCGAGTGCCTTTCAGAAGGGAAAAATAGGGCCAGGAAAATAACCAGGATGTCCCTAGAATGCTCAGATAGCAGGGGAAGGATGGTGGGTGGGAATGGGAATGGTGGGGTAGGAAACAATGCTGGTGGAAGATTCGATAATAATTGATAATTCTTAACATTTACTTACACCCTTTGCatgttcaaagtgctttacacgcGTTAACTAAATACTCTGTGTATTGTAAATTCCCTAGCGCAGGGCCTGCCTTTTCCTTGTGggtttgtaaagcacctagcatTGTGGGCACCTAGGTGCTttggtaatacaaataagtaagaggagggggaaggcccTCAGCCCCTCCAATAACCTTCCCCTAATTTTCTAATCGTTAAAACAAACTGTCAAACCTCATATCACAATATACAATGTAAATATTGTTAAATCAGAGCCtaagaagttctcaagcagcatttttcttcctttgcctccctgtatattttgattattatctatggaaatatttttgttggtttgtatGTGTACAGTGAAATGAACATCTGCCGACATTTACCgataaaaatcgaatccttccaaaCCTAGCTGTAGACTTACAGGTagcctcttgtcataaacagatagctaagggttaatgtctctttcacctgaagcacctgaccagaggaccaatcaggaaaccggattttttcaactttgggtggagggaattgagtgtctaaggtctttgttttctggctgcctgctttctctgagctttggagaagtagttctactttctagtcttctgtttccaagtgtaaggacaaagagatcagatagtaagttatatggtttcttttctttggtatttgcataaatataagtgctggagtgctttgatttgtattctttttgaataaggctgtttattcaatattcttttaagcaattgaccctgtgttgtatcatcttaatacagagagaacatttgtacttatttttctttctttttatataaagctttcttttaagacctgttggagtttttctttacttcagggaaattgagtctgtactcaccagggaattggtgggaggaagaaatcaaggggagatttgtgtgttggattgctagcctgactttgcattccctctgggggaataggaaagtactttttgtttccaggattggaaacagagagggagattcactctgtttggattcacagaacttgtgtctgtgtatctctccaggagcacctggaggggggaagggaaaaaggattatttccctttgttgtgagactcaagggatttgggtcttggggtccccaggaaaggtttttcagggggaccagagtgccccaaaacactctaattttttgggtggtggcagcaggtaccaggtccaagctggtaactaagcttggaggttttcatgctaacccccatattttggacgctaaggtccaaatctgggactaaggttattacatgagtggcagctggtgggagacagaatccagaagccagtagaaatattatattttcttttctctgctaagggctttttagcagagagaaacagttggttttaaaagggaaccagagagaatttttttttctgctctctctggcagtttgtggcttgcatgttaagcgagaagccattaagaaactgttgagggtcttttgtcatgcaatagccctcccattaggaggcaagtaccggcacttatatgcatgcaaataaagtggtttttctggtttcccttcattgaacattagctagagagagaaagggaaaaaagcactgttgctaggcagacttcaggaggcaacagagaacctgcagttcagaagataaacaccggagggcaccccaacacaagaaaacaggaaccatgacttctaaggcaaaaattgaggccgaagaacaaatcaaagaagctgaacacaggcgacagatggagatgaaagaaaaggaagaaagcatcaaactgacagccttccaaagagaacaggcggcccaagaggcagcacacaaaagaaaactagaagaagaagaggtggcccaccgccgagaaatggaaaagcaccaaaaagaaatggaaaaacaacaaaaagaaatggaaaaacaacaaaaagaaaatgaagagaaggaaaaacagagaaaacatgaactggaattggcaaaagctgggctgcctgtgccagccaaccctaacaacccggcaccaaatattgctccacagcacagaaaatttcccacctacaaggcaggtgatgacaccgaggccttcttggaaaattttgaaagagcctgtcttgggtacaagatccccgaagaccagtacatggtagaattgaggtcacagctcagtggacctttagcagaggtggcagctgaaatgcctaagcaccaaatgaatgactataaactttttctaaccaaggccagatacaggatggggataaccccagatcatgcccgtcggcgcttcagaacccaaaagtggaaaccagaggtgtcatttcccaaacacgcctactacattgcaaaaaactatgaggcctggctaacaggaaacaacattcaaaccttggaagaactgaacctcctcatacaaatggagcagttcttggatggtgttcctgaagacatcacgcggtacatacaagatggaaaccccaagaatatcgctgaggcgggggagattggagccaaatggatggaactggcagaaagcaagaaagctactgtcaaggggaacgattaccccagggggcacacagaccataaaccctacaaccgaggacagccaaagaccccacataccacccaagtaaagccacagataccctacccttcaacctcaccagtctccagtaactcacctcggcccagtgacccatcagatggaagatgctttaagtgtaatgaactgggacatatcaaggccaagtgtcccaagaacaccatgcgagtgcaattcattacaccaccatcacacccaagatccccaggcccggatgcctctcaaatacccttggagcgaagggaaaatttgagagtgggcggaaagaaggttactgcgtggagagacacgggggcacaagtgtcagctatccaccaatccttcgttgaccccaaattcatcaacccaaaggccaaagttacaatttaccccttcatgtcacaagctgtagacttgcctacagctcaactgcctgtccagtacaaaggctggtcaggaatgtggacttttgcagtctatgacaattatcctatccccatgctactgggggaagacttggccaaccaggtgaggcgggccaagagagtgggaatggttacacgtagccaaaccaggcaagcttccagacccattcctgttcctgaaccgtccacagaggccccgtctgtgttaccagagacccagacagaggtagaggacccggattccatgcctaccactgaaacagccacagcatctccagtcccaggcccggaactggaacagcaaccagcaccagcaagtgcaaccccatcttcaaactcaacgccagagggcgccagcgagccagaactggcagaagcacaagacagccatacccaaaaggctcagccagagcctgaaataccctcaggtgcaccagcggagagcggtacaccagcaacggaaacaaccccatcacctacatcgcttccagagggaccaagcccaagtccacagtctgaggaagaactggtgaccccagcctcaagggaacagttccaggctgagcaggaagcggatgacagccttcagaaagcttgggcagcggcacggagcaccccaccgcctctcagctcttctaatcgatcccggtttgttatagaccaaggacttttgtacaaggaaattctttctggtggacaccgggaagaatggcagccgcaaaaacagttggtggttccaactaagtaccgggggaagctcttaagcttagcccatgatcatcccagtggccatgctggggtgaacagaaccaaggaccggttggggaagtccttccactgggaggggatgggcaaggacgttgccaagtatgtccggtcttgtgaggtatgccaaagagtgggtaagcctcaagaccaggtcaaggcccctctccagccactccccataattgaggtcccatttcagcgagtagctgtggatattctgggccctttcccaaaaaagacgcccagaggaaagcagtacgtactgactttagtggactttgctacccgatggccagaagcagtcgctctaggcaacaccagggctaacactgtgtgcctggccctaacagacatctttgccagggtaggttggccctctgacatccttacagattcagggtctaatttcctggcagggaccatggaaaaactgtgggaaactcatggggtgaatcacttggttgccaccccgtaccaccatcaaaccaatggcctggtggaaaggttcaatggaacattgggggccatgatacgaaaatttatcaacgaattctccaataattgggacctagtgttgcagcagttactgtttgcctacagggctgtaccacatcccagtttagggttttcaccgtttgaacttgtgtatggtcacgaggttaaggggccattacagttggtgaagcagcaatgggaggggtttacgccttctccaggaactaacattctggactttgtaagcaacctacaaagcaccctccgacactctttagcccttgctagagagaatctaaaggatgctcaggaagagcaaaaggcctggtatgacagacatgccagagatcggtccttcaaggtaggagaccaggttatggtcttgaaggcgcaacaggcccataagatggaagcatcatgggaagggcccttcacggtccaagagcgcctgggagctgtaaactacctcatagcatttcccaattcctcactaaagcctaaagtgtaccatgttaattctctcaagcctttctattccagagacttacaggtttgtcagtttacagtccagggagataatgctgagtggcctgacggtgtctactacgacgggaaaaaagacggtggcgtggaagaggtgaacctctcaaccaccctggaacgtctgcagcggcaacaaatcaaggagctgtgcactagcttcgccccattgttctcagccaccccaggacggactgaacgggcataccactccattgatacaggtaatgctcacccaatcaaaaccccaccttaccgagtgtctcctcatgcccaagctgctatagaacgggagatccagaacatgctacagatgggtataatccgcccatctaccagtgcatgggcatctccagtggttctggtacccaaaccagatggggaaatacgcttttgcgtggactaccgtaagctaaatgcggtaactcgtccggacaactatccaatgccacgcaccgatgagctattggagaagttgggacgggcccagttcatctctacaatagacttaaccaaggggtactggcaagtaccgctagatgaacctgccaaggagaggtcagcattcgtcacccatgcgggggtgtatgaattcaatgtccttccttttggccttcgtaatgcacccgccaccttccaaaggctggtagatggtctactagctggactgggagaatttgcagttgcctacctcgatgatgtggccattttttctgactcctggcccgaacacctactacacctggaaaaggtctttgagcgcatcaggcaggcaggactaactgttaaggccaaaaagtgtcaaataggccaaaacagagtgacttacctggggcaccaggtgggtcgaggaaccataaaccccctacaggccaaggtggatgctatccaaaagtggcctgtcccaaggtcaaagaaacaggtccaatccttcttaggcttggccggatactacaggcgatttgtaccacactacagccaaatcgctgccccactgaccgacctgaccaaaaagacccagccaaatgcagttaagtggactgatgagtgtcaaaaggcctttacccaacttaaggcaacgctcatgtctgaccctgtgctcagggccccggattttgacaagccattcctagtaaccacagatgcatctgagcgtggtataggagcagtgctcatgcaggaagcaacagatcacaacttccatcctgtcgtgtttctcagcaagaaactgtctgagagggaaagtcactggtcagtcagtgaaaaggaatgctatgccattgtgtacgccctggaaaagctacgcccatatgtttggggacggcggttccaactacaaactgaccatgctgcactaaagtggcttcatactgccaaggggaacaacaagaaacttcttcgttggagtttagctctccaagattttgactttgaaattcaacacatcacaggagcttctaata harbors:
- the LOC127057075 gene encoding alpha-1,4-N-acetylglucosaminyltransferase-like codes for the protein MLKEIQIVLWFLFVFVSAIFYKLSLQSGCIFSCMPITKQFLTQEDVMSQSRSIIFVEITDRLEPPPLVSCSVESAARIYHDRPVVFFMKGLNNSTRRDSNSTYAAFSLLSAMKNVFIFPLQMETLFQETPLLPWYHKVNAAQEKYWVHVSSDASRLALIWKYGGIYMDTDVISIRPITLANFLTAAASKASGSGIFGFPRHHWFLWDCMKDFVRNYNGRIWGNQGPILITRRLRALCNLTDFHNVEDQSCQNISFLHPQRFYPIPYPAWRQYYKVWKRRPDFNNSFALHLWNFMNKEHKTVVAGSNTLAENLYKTYCPTTYKNLIQGTEGSGNMQQNKTE